A window of Falsibacillus pallidus genomic DNA:
TATCTGAAGCTTCTGGAAATCTTCATCCGCATGACCATCAAAATCTATCTTATGATCGTGAAAACCATCCAATTAATGCTGGTCAGGCCGGTCACTTGGATTTTTTTCACCCTCACAACCATTGTTTTCACTTTATTAAAGGGTATTTGGACTCTTGTAAAAGCGTTGTTAAAAATATTATTATGGCTATTAAAGATCTTTTTGGCGCCAATTTTCTGGATGATGAAAATATTTTGGAAACTTATGCCGAAAAAGATTAAAAAATCCGTCGAGAAGTTATATAATTATTTAGCAGGAAAATGGAAAAGAGTTAAGAATTACATTAATAACAAGATTTCTTTCTGGAAAAAGAGGGAATAACAGGATCATACAACAAAGGAGGCGCGTGAATGGGCGGAAAAAAAAGAAAAGTCACTTCGATGCAGAACCCCTATGTCAAACAGCACGAAAGAAATACGCAAGCGGCATCCAAACGGCGAAAGCTTTTAATTCGACGCCTGAGCGTGTTTGCTTTGATTGCGGCGGCCACTACCTGGTTCATGCTGTCTTCATTGGTCTCCCAAAAGGAAAGACTGGAAGAGAAGAGGGCTGAAAAGGCTAAAGTGGAACAGAACTTGTCCCACCTAAAAAGGAAAGAATCTATTCTGAAAGACGAGATCATCAAGCTGAACGATCCCGATTATATAGCTAAATTGGCAAGAAGCGAGTATTTTTTATCAGACAAGGGAGAAATTATTTTTAACATCCCAGATAAAAAAGAAGATGATGAGGATAAAGAGTAGTCTTATTGACACTCTTTTTTCATGTCCGATATAATATAAAGTAAGAAAGACTTTTCAACTTATTAAGGAGGAACAATTTTTTTATGTCGATTGAAGTAGGCAGCAAGTTACAGGGTAAGGTAACCGGCATCACTAATTTTGGAGCGTTTGTGGAACTTGCGGAAGGCTCAACAGGTTTGGTGCACATCAGTGAAGTCGCGGACAATTATGTAAAAGATATCAATGAACATCTTAAAGTCGGCGATGAAGTGACAGTGAAGGTGATCAATGTTGAGAAAGATGGTAAGATCGGATTATCTATCCGCAAAGCCAAAGATCAGCCTCAACGTGAACGCTCTCCACAACGTCCACGCAATAACAACCGACAATCAGAATTTCGTCCAAAAGAAAATTTCGAGCAGAAAATGGCTCGTTTCTTAAAAGACAGTGAAGATCGTTTGTCATCCTTAAAGCGCCAAACGGAGACAAAACGAGGAGGACGGGGTGCTAGACGAGGTTAACTTGCTGTCTATCATCATATAATAGTCAGTTTAAAAAGCGGTTCTTATATAGAACTGCTTTTTTTTATGTTCATTTTAAGGGTATTTGAGACAATAAAAAAAGATCAAAGCCTTTGAAACCACTTGGATTTCTAAGCTTTGATCTTTTATGCCATGACCCGTACGGGATTCGAACCCGTGTTACCGCCGTGAAAGGGCGGTGTCTTAACCGCTTGACCAACGGGCCGTAAGAAAATATGGTAGCG
This region includes:
- a CDS encoding FtsB family cell division protein, translated to MGGKKRKVTSMQNPYVKQHERNTQAASKRRKLLIRRLSVFALIAAATTWFMLSSLVSQKERLEEKRAEKAKVEQNLSHLKRKESILKDEIIKLNDPDYIAKLARSEYFLSDKGEIIFNIPDKKEDDEDKE
- a CDS encoding S1 domain-containing RNA-binding protein, which codes for MSIEVGSKLQGKVTGITNFGAFVELAEGSTGLVHISEVADNYVKDINEHLKVGDEVTVKVINVEKDGKIGLSIRKAKDQPQRERSPQRPRNNNRQSEFRPKENFEQKMARFLKDSEDRLSSLKRQTETKRGGRGARRG
- the yabQ gene encoding spore cortex biosynthesis protein YabQ; the encoded protein is MTMSLTTQFCTMLAMIAMGSFFGAALDTYSRFLKRNKRKRWLVFINDVLFWVMYGLFTFYILYKVNFGEVRFYIFIAILCGFAAYQALFKKAYLKLLEIFIRMTIKIYLMIVKTIQLMLVRPVTWIFFTLTTIVFTLLKGIWTLVKALLKILLWLLKIFLAPIFWMMKIFWKLMPKKIKKSVEKLYNYLAGKWKRVKNYINNKISFWKKRE